The following proteins come from a genomic window of Thermofilaceae archaeon:
- a CDS encoding ATPase domain-containing protein: MLAVKVKDPKNPPCEAEEGGSNSRGIAEVSTAPSAASSVSTNFGPVPTVTSPPNPSPVAVDTQLRQVQPQPVAQQVMVPAEAYRSFEDQFEVVPTTLTGFDYASTGIRELDEALGGGFIRGKTYLVAGETGCGKTIFSIQFLLTGVLLYDEPGVYIAIDEPAEQLLKGLKRFGWDVSELIRRKKLVFLDMRTHFSKIYLREERRKIEPKFIIESILNAAKKIKAKRLVIDPIAPLIYGGSQEDVLYVREFLREMVFAIESLGTLTTVMTSEIPTGSKQLSRFGVEEFLASGIIVLGLEELKGDIVRVMYLRKARWAPAKPTKFIFDIVPATGIVIRGLYREMV; the protein is encoded by the coding sequence TTGCTGGCGGTTAAGGTTAAGGACCCGAAGAATCCGCCTTGCGAGGCTGAAGAAGGGGGGAGCAACAGTCGCGGGATCGCTGAGGTGAGTACCGCTCCCAGCGCTGCAAGCAGCGTCTCCACGAATTTCGGGCCTGTTCCTACGGTAACGTCTCCTCCAAATCCTTCACCGGTAGCCGTCGATACGCAGTTACGGCAGGTGCAACCTCAACCCGTCGCACAGCAGGTTATGGTTCCTGCTGAGGCTTACAGGAGTTTTGAGGACCAGTTTGAAGTTGTTCCCACGACGTTAACGGGCTTCGATTACGCTAGCACGGGTATTCGAGAGCTTGACGAAGCCCTGGGAGGCGGCTTCATAAGGGGGAAGACCTACCTTGTTGCGGGTGAGACTGGCTGTGGCAAAACTATCTTCTCGATACAGTTTCTTCTAACGGGCGTTCTTTTGTACGATGAGCCGGGCGTCTACATAGCTATAGATGAACCCGCAGAGCAGCTGTTAAAAGGGCTGAAGCGCTTCGGGTGGGATGTCAGCGAGCTCATAAGAAGAAAGAAACTAGTGTTCCTAGACATGAGGACGCACTTTAGCAAGATATACCTACGTGAGGAGAGGAGAAAAATCGAGCCCAAGTTTATCATAGAGTCGATACTCAACGCGGCGAAGAAAATCAAGGCGAAACGTCTAGTCATAGACCCAATCGCACCGTTAATTTATGGCGGTTCGCAAGAAGACGTGCTTTACGTGAGGGAGTTCCTCCGCGAAATGGTGTTTGCGATAGAGAGCCTAGGGACGTTAACCACCGTGATGACAAGCGAAATTCCCACTGGGAGCAAGCAGCTGAGCCGATTTGGAGTTGAGGAGTTCCTGGCATCGGGCATAATCGTGCTGGGATTAGAGGAGTTAAAAGGCGATATCGTGCGAGTCATGTACTTGAGGAAGGCGCGGTGGGCTCCAGCTAAGCCTACAAAGTTCATCTTCGATATAGTCCCCGCAACGGGTATCGTAATCAGAGGGCTTTACCGAGAAATGGTGTAA